From a region of the Branchiostoma floridae strain S238N-H82 chromosome 13, Bfl_VNyyK, whole genome shotgun sequence genome:
- the LOC118428817 gene encoding uncharacterized protein LOC118428817, with protein MVTWAQQVLFIFICVILVSFPSTCSADDNNAPLPYGDLFTKEEGHFFGPDFIVAYNSIDADECARRCLQGYGSYDSVNPPCLSFNHRPAGSPEGGSARCWLHSSNADTAVLSSEWDNWPHRNYYQRKAHLSYEELFTKEEGHFFGDNPDFIVAYNDIDAEECARRCLKGYGSYDGVNPPCLSFNHRPAGSPEGDSARCWLRSSNKDKAASPGSEWNKWPHRNYYQKKGYAHHHASSLQGAIDRLNEVHAAHPHLEQLCVFAKCTYEQVTHLLPNLHEVNSYWSDLACYKYSRSCRVDGQWSEWGPWSDCSVGCGQGSNVRRRNCSDPAPRNGGWRCAGKPVEIKECTQNKKCSSGSMYATRMLY; from the exons ATG GTCACGTGGGCACAAcaagttttgtttattttcatttgtgtCATTCTGGTCTCCTTCCCGTCAACATGTTCGGCTGACGACAACAATG CGCCTCTACCGTACGGAGATCTCTTCACTAAGGAGGAAGGCCACTTCTTCGGTCCTGACTTTATAGTGGCGTACAACAGCATAGACGCAGACGAGTGTGCCCGCCGCTGTCTGCAAGGTTACGGCAGTTACGACAGCGTCAACCCGCCATGTCTGTCCTTCAACCATCGCCCCGCGGGATCGCCAGAGGGCGGCAGCGCACGGTGTTGGCTCCATAGTAGTAACGCGGACACGGCGGTACTGAGCTCTGAGTGGGACAACTGGCCTCATCGAAATTACTACCAGAGGAAAG CTCATCTATCGTACGAAGAACTCTTCACTAAGGAGGAAGGCCACTTCTTCGGTGATAATCCTGACTTTATAGTGGCGTACAACGACATAGACGCAGAAGAGTGTGCCCGTCGCTGTCTCAAAGGTTACGGCAGTTACGACGGCGTCAACCCGCCATGTCTGTCCTTCAACCATCGCCCCGCGGGATCGCCAGAGGGCGACAGTGCACGGTGTTGGCTCCGTAGTAGTAACAAGGACAAGGCGGCGTCTCCGGGTTCTGAGTGGAACAAGTGGCCTCACCGAAATTACTACCAGAAGAAAg GCTACGCCCACCACCATGCCTCCTCATTACAAGGTGCGATAGATCGTCTGAATGAAGTCCATGCAGCTCATCCCCATCTTGAACAGTTGTGTGTCTTCGCTAAGTGCACTTACGAGCAAGTAACACACTTACTTCCAAACCTGCACGAAGTC AATTCCTACTGGTCGGATCTGGCCTGCTATAAGTATTCCAGGTCATGCAGGG tcgatggacagtggtcGGAGTGGGGTCCGTGGAGCGACTGTTCAGTAGGCTGCGGACAGGGCTCCAATGTCCGCCGACGGAACTGTAGCGACCCGGCACCGCGGAATGGCGGCTGGAGGTGTGCCGGCAAGCCTGTGGAGATCAAAGAGTGCACACAGAACAAGAAATGTTCCTCAGGAAGTATGTACGCTACTAGGATGTTATACTAA